The following coding sequences are from one Hyphomicrobiales bacterium window:
- a CDS encoding Gfo/Idh/MocA family oxidoreductase, translating to MAIEGKSEQNAGRIRLGMVGGGRDAFIGGVHRIASRIDDRFELVAGAFSSTPEKSKASGADLGLDPARVYDDFTAMAKREARLKDGIDAVAIVTPNHMHYPVAREFLKRGIHVICDKPLTATLSEAKKMVAAAEKSDAVFVLTHNYTGYPMVRQAREMVAAGELGTLRVVQAEYPQDWLTEPLEQTGMKQAAWRTDPAQSGAGGCIGDIGTHAFNLASFVSGLELDELCADLTSFVDGRRVDDNANVMLRFKGGARGMLWSSQVAPGNENALKLRVYGEKGGLEWHQEEPNTLWFSPFGQPPQKITRGGAGSGEAAARATRVPPGHPEGYLEGFATIYSEAAEAIRAAQVGKSAPSDVLYPTVQDGLIGVAFVDACVRSSSRNGAWVGLNM from the coding sequence ATGGCGATTGAAGGTAAGTCAGAACAGAATGCCGGGCGCATTCGCCTCGGTATGGTCGGCGGTGGTCGCGATGCGTTCATTGGCGGCGTACACCGCATCGCCAGCCGCATCGATGATCGCTTCGAGTTGGTGGCAGGTGCCTTTTCATCGACACCGGAGAAATCCAAAGCCTCGGGCGCCGACCTCGGTCTGGACCCAGCACGTGTCTATGATGATTTCACCGCGATGGCCAAGCGCGAGGCACGGCTGAAGGATGGCATCGACGCGGTAGCCATCGTCACCCCTAATCACATGCACTATCCGGTGGCGCGCGAGTTCTTGAAACGCGGCATCCATGTGATCTGCGACAAGCCACTGACGGCCACGCTGAGTGAGGCCAAAAAGATGGTCGCGGCAGCGGAAAAATCCGATGCGGTGTTCGTGCTGACGCACAATTACACGGGCTACCCCATGGTGCGGCAGGCCCGCGAAATGGTCGCCGCTGGAGAACTCGGCACGCTTCGTGTTGTGCAGGCCGAATATCCTCAGGATTGGCTGACCGAACCGTTGGAACAGACCGGCATGAAACAGGCAGCCTGGCGCACCGACCCTGCCCAGTCAGGCGCTGGCGGTTGTATCGGCGATATTGGCACCCACGCGTTCAACCTTGCCTCGTTCGTCTCCGGCTTAGAGTTGGACGAGCTCTGCGCCGACCTTACCAGCTTCGTCGATGGCCGCCGGGTGGATGACAACGCCAATGTGATGCTGCGCTTTAAGGGCGGTGCCCGCGGCATGCTTTGGTCGAGCCAGGTGGCACCGGGCAATGAAAACGCGCTGAAGTTGCGCGTCTATGGCGAGAAGGGCGGGTTGGAATGGCATCAGGAAGAGCCGAACACGCTGTGGTTCTCCCCCTTCGGCCAACCACCGCAAAAGATCACGCGTGGTGGGGCAGGCTCTGGCGAGGCGGCGGCTCGCGCCACCCGTGTTCCGCCAGGCCATCCGGAAGGCTATCTGGAAGGCTTTGCGACCATCTATTCGGAAGCAGCCGAAGCCATTCGCGCCGCGCAAGTTGGCAAGTCCGCGCCGTCTGACGTGCTCTATCCAACCGTTCAAGATGGGCTGATCGGAGTCGCCTTTGTGGATGCTTGCGTGCGTTCGTCGTCGCGCAACGGTGCATGGGTTGGCTTGAACATGTGA
- a CDS encoding TetR/AcrR family transcriptional regulator: protein MTEKTNTRSKILDIAEASVLEKGFEATSIEEIVAGAEISRSGFFYHFKDKNALARAMLERYIDAENALYDDIFARAAELNDDPLHSMLIGLKMLAEMLADMPEGHPGCVIAATAYQDRLFDKGVQDLNREAILGWRRRFRAMFEEIAAVYEPRDSVNMDALGDMVSSVVEGGLVLQRALREHNSASEQIMLLRSYLKLLFSPKA, encoded by the coding sequence ATGACCGAGAAAACCAACACCCGCTCGAAAATTCTCGACATTGCCGAAGCCTCTGTGCTGGAAAAGGGCTTTGAGGCGACCTCGATCGAAGAGATCGTGGCGGGCGCTGAGATCTCCCGCAGCGGCTTCTTCTACCATTTTAAGGATAAGAACGCGCTCGCCCGTGCCATGCTGGAGCGCTACATCGACGCTGAGAACGCGCTCTATGACGACATCTTTGCGCGCGCGGCGGAGCTGAACGATGATCCGCTGCATTCCATGCTGATTGGTCTGAAAATGCTGGCGGAGATGCTTGCCGATATGCCTGAAGGGCATCCTGGCTGCGTTATTGCAGCGACGGCCTATCAGGACCGCTTGTTTGATAAAGGCGTGCAGGATTTGAACCGCGAGGCCATCCTGGGCTGGCGCCGCCGCTTTCGCGCCATGTTCGAGGAGATCGCTGCCGTTTATGAGCCGCGCGACTCGGTCAACATGGACGCGCTTGGCGACATGGTCTCCAGCGTTGTTGAGGGAGGTCTGGTGCTGCAGCGCGCTTTGCGAGAACACAACAGCGCCTCTGAGCAGATCATGTTGCTACGCTCTTACTTGAAGCTGCTGTTCTCGCCCAAAGCGTGA
- a CDS encoding homocysteine S-methyltransferase family protein → MRTEHLTNTQRFYLADGGLETFMIFDKGHDLPCFSAAALLDSDTGRRDLAAYYETYIGLARASGRGFVIDAPTWRAGVAWAEPLGLSVEDTLAINKGAVAFVSAIRDQHESDTLPIVLNGLVGPAGDAYAPGTLLSEREAFEIHAPQIHALGKAGVDMISAMTLTHAEEAVGIARAAKEIDLPVVLAFTLETDGRLPSGQALKDAIAQVDTATGSAPLYYMINCAHPDHFRDVLDDSAAWTFRIGGIRCNASRMSHAELDEAEELDDGNPVELGDLSMELLTLLPNIRVVGGCCGTDHRHVGCMAHHHDVRSAA, encoded by the coding sequence ATGCGAACCGAACACCTCACAAACACCCAACGCTTCTATCTTGCCGATGGTGGCTTGGAGACATTCATGATCTTCGACAAAGGTCATGACCTACCCTGCTTTTCCGCTGCCGCCTTGCTCGATAGCGATACCGGACGCCGCGATCTGGCGGCTTATTACGAAACCTATATCGGCCTGGCACGCGCATCAGGCCGTGGCTTTGTTATCGATGCCCCAACATGGCGCGCCGGCGTTGCCTGGGCTGAACCGCTTGGCTTGTCGGTTGAAGACACTTTGGCGATCAACAAAGGTGCGGTCGCTTTTGTCTCCGCCATCCGAGACCAGCATGAAAGTGACACACTGCCTATCGTGCTCAACGGTTTGGTGGGTCCAGCCGGTGATGCTTATGCGCCTGGTACGCTGCTCAGCGAGCGTGAAGCTTTCGAAATCCACGCGCCGCAGATCCATGCGCTTGGTAAGGCTGGTGTGGATATGATCAGCGCGATGACGCTCACCCACGCCGAAGAGGCCGTCGGCATCGCCCGCGCCGCCAAAGAAATTGATCTGCCGGTTGTCCTTGCCTTCACGCTGGAAACCGACGGTCGCCTGCCATCCGGCCAAGCCCTCAAGGACGCAATTGCCCAGGTGGACACCGCCACCGGGTCAGCGCCGCTCTACTACATGATCAACTGTGCTCATCCAGACCATTTCCGCGATGTGCTCGATGACAGCGCGGCTTGGACATTTCGTATTGGCGGCATCCGCTGCAACGCCTCACGAATGAGCCATGCTGAGCTGGACGAGGCTGAAGAGCTGGATGATGGGAACCCTGTTGAACTCGGCGATCTGAGCATGGAGCTTCTTACACTGCTACCGAACATTCGCGTTGTGGGTGGCTGTTGTGGCACCGATCATCGCCATGTCGGCTGCATGGCCCATCACCATGACGTTCGATCTGCGGCATAG